The genomic window TGCAGCGGCACGGCCGCGCGAGCCCGCTGGTCTCCATGTACGACGCGTGCCTGGAGGGGCTGTACGACTTCCAGGCGAAGCACCTGGAGTACGCGGCGCTCTTCGTCCACGCCCAGTCGCCGCGGGGCGCCGGGAACCCCGTGGAGACCGGTACGGGCGGGACGCCGTTCATGCGCTACCTCAAGAAGCGCCGCGACGAGCTGGTGGGCTACGCCGTCTCGCCGGACGGCGCGAGCCGCGGATGCCCCCTGCGATCGGGCCTCTCCGCGCAGATGACGGCCGAAGACACCTCCACGGGCGCGCGGCCGCCCGCGCCTCTGCATGGCGGGGCGTGCACGGATGCGATCTGATCCCGGGTCGTGGAGCGGGCGCGCGTTCGCGTGGCGTCCCCGGACCTGACGAGAAGAGCGTCGGGCGCCACCTCGTGCGGGAGGGTGTCCCGGCCCGCCGCCCGGCACCCGACGCCTCACCTTCTGAAAGGAGTTCGTATGGATCTCCGTACCCATGGGCGTCGCGCGAGTGCCGGGGGCCTGGGATGGCTGCAGGTCGTACGGTCTCTGAGGGAGGTTCCCGAGCTGGCCCAGCGAAACCCCGCATCGACCGGCTACACCCGCTACAGGGCGGCACAGGCGGGGCGGGAGTCGGACCCCGGGCTCACCGGGTGGGTGGCGCTCGGGGAGATCTCTCCCTACCTGGTGTGTGCCGTGCTCGGGGCGGAGGACCCTACGTTCTTCCTGCACCGGGGATTCTGGTGGGCCCGCATGCGGGTCGCCATCCGGGAGGCGCTCAGGCTGCGGAGGGGGGTACGCGGGGTGAGCACGATCACCCAGCAGCTGGCCCGGAACCTCTACCTGCACCCGGACCGGTCCATGCGGCGGAAAGTCCAGGAAGCGCTCATCACGCGAGGCCTGGAACGGGTGCTCACGAAGGAGCGGATCCTGGAGCTGTACCTGAACGTCGTCGAATGGGGCGAGGGTACGTGGGGGATCGGGATGGCCGCCATGGAGCACTTCTCCCGACCCGCCGCGGAACTGGATGCGTTCCAGTCCGTCGTGCTGGCGAGCATGCTGCCGGCGCCCAGGCAGCCCCTCCGCGACCAGAACGCGAACCGGGCCCTGGCGGCGCAGAGACGGCTCCTGATCGCGCTCTACGGGTCCGGGATCATGAGCCGGGACGAAGGGTGTCAGGTCCACGCCAGGATTCTCGGCCTGGAACGCGAGATCGCGGAGGGGGTCCCCGCCCGGGACGTGCTCCTGCGGCTGGGCGAGCTGTCCATCGAGCCCACCCTGCAGGAACGCCCCGAGGTCACCATCCAGGGGGTGGTGGCGGCGTATCGCGACATCTCCGGCCGTCGGCGCGGCCTCGCGCGCCTGATGCGGAATTCGCCACAGGGATGGCGTACGCCGGAGGTGCCGCTGTGGTGGACCGGCGAGCCGGAGCAGGAGCCGGCACGACCCGGAAACGTATCGATCGGGGCGTGACGGTCCGGGGACCCGCCAGCGAGCGGCCGATCGCCCCGGAAGGCGCAGCCCGGCGCGCCGCATTGTCGCGGTCGGAGCCGCGCAAGAGCGGCCCCTCCGCGAGCGCAGGTGGACGAGGACGGGAGGGTGGGGGAGGAGATCGGACTCGCGCCTTGGCCCTGGCGGGTGATAAGATCGGTGTCCCTCCGCCGCGAGCCCGGACCTTGACGAACGCCGCCTGCCGATGCGTACGCCCGACCCGCCGCCGCCGGTTCCCGACCCCGCCCGTGGCGTGCGGCCGGTCCCGGTGACCGCTGTCCCGGAGCCCGGCGCCGTCGCAGGCACGGCGGGCGAGGACGAATGGCTGTGGGGCTGGGACCCCACGCCCGGGATCGTGTCCGTGTGGGCCGAGCCGGACGGCAGCGCCATCGTGTGGCGCCGGGATTCGGAGACGGGCGCGCTCGTCCGCGAGGACCCGCGGTATCGCCCATGGATCCTCCTCGACCGCCTCGACGACCTCCGGCACCTGGGCGCGCGTCTCGGGCCCGAGGGCGCATCCGGCGCGCCCGTCCGGTACCGTGAGCTCGACGGGGCCGGCGAGCTGCGGTTCCTGGTCTCCGCCGACGACGGCAGGACGCTCGCATCAGCGGTGCTCCACGGTGCGAGGCGCCGCCTCGGACGGCGCGTCGCCCACCTGCGCGACCTGGGAGCCGCCAGCGTGCTGGCGCTGCCCCCGGAGGAGCAGTACCTGACGGCGACCGGGCGCACGTACTTCCGCGGCCTCGCCTTCGACCACCTGCACCGCCTCCAGTTCGACCTGGAGACGACGGGCCTCGACCCGGCGCGCGACCGGATCTTCATGGTCGCGGTCCGCGACCCGTCGGGCGCGGCGCACGTGCTCGAAGCGCGCGGTGGGGGGGACGCGGCCGAGGCCGACCTGATCGGGCGGCTGGTCGCCGCCGTGGAGGCGGCCGACCCGGACGT from Longimicrobiaceae bacterium includes these protein-coding regions:
- a CDS encoding biosynthetic peptidoglycan transglycosylase gives rise to the protein MDLRTHGRRASAGGLGWLQVVRSLREVPELAQRNPASTGYTRYRAAQAGRESDPGLTGWVALGEISPYLVCAVLGAEDPTFFLHRGFWWARMRVAIREALRLRRGVRGVSTITQQLARNLYLHPDRSMRRKVQEALITRGLERVLTKERILELYLNVVEWGEGTWGIGMAAMEHFSRPAAELDAFQSVVLASMLPAPRQPLRDQNANRALAAQRRLLIALYGSGIMSRDEGCQVHARILGLEREIAEGVPARDVLLRLGELSIEPTLQERPEVTIQGVVAAYRDISGRRRGLARLMRNSPQGWRTPEVPLWWTGEPEQEPARPGNVSIGA
- a CDS encoding ribonuclease H-like domain-containing protein — protein: MTAVPEPGAVAGTAGEDEWLWGWDPTPGIVSVWAEPDGSAIVWRRDSETGALVREDPRYRPWILLDRLDDLRHLGARLGPEGASGAPVRYRELDGAGELRFLVSADDGRTLASAVLHGARRRLGRRVAHLRDLGAASVLALPPEEQYLTATGRTYFRGLAFDHLHRLQFDLETTGLDPARDRIFMVAVRDPSGAAHVLEARGGGDAAEADLIGRLVAAVEAADPDVIENHNLHGFDLPFLAERARRLGVPLPLGRLGRFGLRERAARRGGVGGRVRFVAPGRELIDTLDAVIRYDFAARELPGHGLKAVARHFGVAAPDREYVPGRDVYAVYRRDPERVRRYATDDVEEVAALARLLGGAAFALAR